The nucleotide window TGTTGATGAAAATGGTATTGCTCTCTCAACACTTTCATAAATAAGTCTATTTTCTTTATTGCTTTTCCTTCCGATATCTCATTAAACCATGGACCTTTTACAACTTTTATACCAAGTCTTTCTGCAATTAATACAAGGGTATGGTATATGGTAAGCCCATATGTAGGTATCTGCTTACTAAGCGGTGAATCATTCCATACCGCAAAAAACTGTTCTTCATGTAACGTTTCTTTATGTTTTTCTACTAACATACACAAATCATCAAGCAAATTTTTGGTATCGTCAATGTGTTGCTTCACGTACTCTTGAATTACCTCTTCATTTGACTTCTCTTCATTATCAACGAACATTGTAAACCTCCTCCTTATATAGAAATTTGAGGTACTTCATCTGATAAACGAGCACCATATCTTTATTATATTAAGAATATTTTTTATAACTAGTCTAAACATTCAAATTGTTTTATAATATACTTAACATCACAAATGTATTAGTGTATTAATGACACACTAATACACTAATATGCCAATTAACCCACAAAATAATATGAATAAAAACCACACAACTAGTTATATCGATATAAAATTTATAATTTACACAAAACTAATTCGAGTCGTGAATTTTTTAAACTTCCTATAGGCCGGTATTTTCATTACAATTCTCACGCCTTAATTACTTATTAATTTCATTACTTAAATACTCAACGGAATTTTTCCAATTATATTCATCAATATGCTAGAATATATCCAAGGAAACTCTTACACCTAACAGAGCAACTTCTTAAGGAGGTTGTTCTTACTGTGACAGGAAGTATAACTAGAAATAAACAAACAGGAAAATGGGATTTTGTATTTAACGGTGGGAGAGACCCGTTAACTGGTAAGCGTAAACAAATCAAGCGGAGAGGTTTTGAGTCCAAACGTGATGCTATGGATGAGATGACCAAACTAAAAGCGGAAATGTTAGAAAATGCGTTTCTCGATTTAACGAAAATGACTTATGCCACATACCTAGAAGAGTGGTTTCAAGAAAGGAAAAGTCGTTTACAGCAATCAACCTTCGAGATTCATTCCATCTTCTATCGAAACGTCATTAAACCCAAACTCGGTCATCTAAAGTTACAGCAAATCGCTCCCATCCAAATTCAAAAGTTTGTTAACGACTTAGTAAACGACACGTCCTATTCAGAACACACTATCCATCTCATCTTTCGTATTGTCAGTGCATCTCTCAAGAAGGCTAAGGTCTTGAAACTTATTAAGGAGAACCCTTCCACTGGAATTACTTTGCCAAAGATAAGGCAACAAGAAATCCATGTTTGGTCTCTAGAACAGGTGAATTTCTTTATTAGCGAAGCCAAGAAAATAAAACGTCTTACTCGTTGCCATATCGGATTCCTTATATCAATCTTTACGGGAATGCGGCAAGGAGAAGTCCTTGGACTAAGGTGGAAAGACATCGACTTCGATACACAAACAATCTTCGTAAGACAAACGCTGACACAGAACGCTAAGGTTAAGGCAGGAGCAAAGAATCAAGCAAGCCTACGCTCCATTCACATCCCAAACAAGCTGATTGATGAGTTACGCACTTATCGAAAACAACTATTACAGGAAAAGCTACTTCTTGGGCAAAGCTATTATGACAATGATTTAGTTATTTGCACAAGAGATGGCAAGCCTATGATTCCAAGGAACTTTAGAAAAGAGTTCTATAAAGTTGTAGAGAAGGTCGGTTTACCCAAGATACGTTTTCACGACCTGAGACACACTCACGCTACCATCTTAATTCAACAAAATGTAAATGTGAAGCTTATCTCGGAGCGGCTGGGTCACTCGGATATTCAAACAACGCTCAACACATACAGCCATGTCCTCCCCGATATGCAGAAATCTGTCTCAGATAAATTGGACAAAATTATCGGAATGTGACCAAAGGAGTGACCAAAAGACTTTCAAACTGCACAAAATCCAGTACTGATAAGGATTAATCCATCCAATACCCTTACATGCCAGAGGAAGGCATGATGGAGGAGCGTGAGCTAAAAATTCATCAATCCTCTCACGCACGCTATTTTGAGGATTTCTTAAAATTCGTCCAGTACGAGCGGTCCATGCCCGAAATTGTCAAAAACCAAGTCATGACCATGGTATATGACCGTATGGAAAACGTCTACGAGGAAGAAAGCGAAGAACGCCAGCAATTTGAGGAAGCGATGGAAATTTGGTCAGCGAGTCCGAAGCGTGAGATGATGGAACATTTCAGCACAGAAGAAGTCATGGAAGCAGCGGCGCAGATTGTGGAGTATGCGCCAGAAGTAGAGTTAAAACTAAAGGCGGACCATATTTCTGTGAAAGGCTTGCTGGCGGATTTTGGGGAGCAGATTCATATCGCGAAAGTGAATAATAAGTATGTGCTGATGATTGAAGC belongs to Ectobacillus sp. JY-23 and includes:
- a CDS encoding site-specific integrase, which encodes MTGSITRNKQTGKWDFVFNGGRDPLTGKRKQIKRRGFESKRDAMDEMTKLKAEMLENAFLDLTKMTYATYLEEWFQERKSRLQQSTFEIHSIFYRNVIKPKLGHLKLQQIAPIQIQKFVNDLVNDTSYSEHTIHLIFRIVSASLKKAKVLKLIKENPSTGITLPKIRQQEIHVWSLEQVNFFISEAKKIKRLTRCHIGFLISIFTGMRQGEVLGLRWKDIDFDTQTIFVRQTLTQNAKVKAGAKNQASLRSIHIPNKLIDELRTYRKQLLQEKLLLGQSYYDNDLVICTRDGKPMIPRNFRKEFYKVVEKVGLPKIRFHDLRHTHATILIQQNVNVKLISERLGHSDIQTTLNTYSHVLPDMQKSVSDKLDKIIGM